The DNA sequence CGTTTGAGGCAATAGATGTAGCAAACATTATGATTATTAGTTATATTAATGGGCTTGCGAATTTCAGCACTGCAgcattattatatcatattattaacAAATCAATTAGTAATCTCGAATAGCGCTATTTTCTTTAATAGCTCACCGAATCACGTTTTTAGTGTTGTTGCCTCTCtatattgttttcttgtcGTTAGTCTTATGAacttgagatcccacatcggttggagaggggaacgaaacattccttggaaacctctccttaatggacgcgttttaaaaccttgaggggaagcccagaaggggaagcccaaagaggacaagatcggctagcggtgggcttggattggtacaaatggtattagagtcagacattggctggtgtgccagcaaagacgctgggctcccaatgggatggattgtgagatcccacatcggttgcagaggggaataaaacattcctgGTAAACCTCtccacgcgttttaaaaccttgaggggaagtcctaaagggaaaacccaaagaggacaatatttgctagcggtgagcttgggctggtACATGAACTGATAGCAGGCACACTATTCGAGTATTTGTACTGTCTGATAAGTTCTGTTTTCTTCTGTGTAGCGTATTACCATTGAGCAGATCAGAGAGGACGAGTGGTTCATGAAAAATTATGTTTCGGTCAAACATTTCGAAGATGAAGATGTAAATCTGGATGACGTAAATGCTGTCTTCGATGATCCTGAGGTCGGTAAGGATTTGGGGTACTATATTGGCATCTATGTGAACTAGGATTTTGGGTATTGTCAAGTTTGAAGATTAGCTAACAATTCTGTCCTATTTTGGTGACCTTTCACCTGTGCCATAGCCATAACTTTAGTTCCTAAGCCATGAAGTACTAGCAATTcgataataaaaatgatgagtTTGATTTAACAATTCaatcatattttattgaatttgagATCGATTTCTACTGTTGCTGTAGTTATTATCAACATGTTTTCCTGACTCACAAAATTTGTACAAAGGAACAAAGGACCGAAGAAGAACGTGGTAACGAGGACATGAGCCCGCTCGCCCTTAATgcatttgatttaataattCTATCTCAAGGCTTAAACCTCGGAACGATGTTCGACCGTGGCCAGGTATGGTTGGGTGTTTTACTAGACGTCTTACTTTCATGTAAAATATGTAGCCAAATATGGTCAATTTACCTCCTATGTTAAAGAGCCTCACTTGTCAACACGGTTATAACTCATTGATAATTGACATATTCTTCCTTCTCAGAGATCGGAGGTTCGAATAGCTTGTTACAAATTGTTAACTTGTACTCCGACTCAACATTAAGCATATATGTCCTTTATCTCTGATTGACTATATCATGCTCGGATCATTTTACATCATGTTGGTATAAGAAAGTTCGGTATGCATATCTTTCTCGAGAATTGAAGGTTGAGTTTCTTTGGATTATGGTAGGATACTATGAAGTACCCGACACGCTTCGTCTGCCAAAAGCCCGCAAAGGTTTTATTATCAACTATGGAAGTTGTAGCTCAATCAATGGGTTTCAAGACACACATTCGTAATTACAAGGTAATCCTTTTGAAGTGAATCCtttgttgaggatggttgggagggagtcccacgttggctaatttagggaatgatcatagggtTATAAGTagggaatacatcttcattggtatgagaccttttcgGGAAGCCGAAACAAAGTCGTGAGAGCTTACGCTTAAGGTAGActatatcataccattgtggagagtcgtaattcctaacatCCTTATCATTCTATCTGGCTATCCACACTATTCTATGTACACGGATTACACTAGGAATAAGGCAGGCCCCTCCGGTGTTCTAATCTCTTAACTAAGCTTCTGGTGAATCTCAGATGAGAGTAGAAGGCCCATCAGCAAGCAAGACTTCTTATTTCTCAGTTATTATGGAAGTATGTTTCTCGTTTTTTCGCACAAAAACTTCTACCGTTACCATATTCTGTTCTTCGACTTTGATCTGAAACATTTTCCTGTAGATTTTCGAAGTCGCTCCCACGTTCTTTATGGTGGACATTCAAAAAGCAGCTGGGGAAACCAGCGAGTACCTCAAGGTATGTCATAATAGATTCTTTACATTGCCTTCGGTTGTCGAATGTCAATCAACTTATACGCGTCTTATCTTATATATTGAAACTTCGTCGTCGAATGTCGCAGTTCTACAAGAGCTTTTATAGCAATCTTGAAGACATCATCTGGAAACCTTCAATCGACACCAGCAAACCAAGAACCGCCAAGAACAAGACTAAAAAACGCTGATTTCGTGTGCATCAAGGCTGGAAACAGCATTATCTAACCAGAGGAAGACCCAAAACAGTATGATGTTAAGATATGTTTACGGTCTTTAATTACTTATACCTTGCTGCTCTTTGAGCCAGAAGAGAACAGATCCTAGGAAATTTGTATGAGTATTTGTATATACCATCATCtagatttattaaattctCTTTCCAAATTAGCTGACCTACCCCTTCTCATCTATACAAAGAAGGAACAATGGTGTTGCCATTAAATTGTCTTGAAATCAGCCTCATACGAATATTTCGACAGCTCAATGTCGCTAGGTTTGTACAAAATTTAAGTTCGTGTCTCACTCTGTTCTTCACCAAGGACGTTACAGAAGATCTCCGAAACCTCTACAAGAACAGTATCCATTCGAAAACTTGTGAAGCTGCTTCCTATCTCGGATGACGATTTCCCTTCCTGTCAATAATGAAATGAATCGGATAAAATTATGGCAATCCCTACACATGGTGATGCTCTTGACAACCCGAATCAGGGTAGCTGTTGGCAAGTTTAACAAACCAAAAGCAACAGCTAACTTTTCGCTGTGATAAATGCTGGAGGAGAGCGCCGTTTCCTCGCCTTTCTCCTCTTCGGTTAGCTCCATATATTGAACTGGCTCGTAACCAAGAGGTTTTACTTCGTCGAGTAAAGTCTCCAACAGCTTGTACATCTCTGCTGTTTGATAGTGTGATTTGTCATTGGGTTTAAATGAATAAACTTTTTCTTTGATGCTAATCCAGCTCCAGTCCTTCAACTTTCCAAGCTTTTCTTCTGTCATTAATTTCCTCACTTTGGAAACATCCTTCCATCTCCCTGCAGAGATGTACATATTTAGCAGAGAGACGTAGGTCTCAGTGTCTTTCGGCCTGAGTTTGAGTAACTGCTCGGCAGCGTAAAACCCCAATTCGGGGTTCCCGTGACTTCGACATCCTGCAATTATCATGGACCATATAACTTCATTAGGCTCAAAGTTCATCTTCTTGACTACATCAAAAGCTTCTTCCACCAGACCCAACCTCATATACATGTCAATCATGCATGCAAAATGGTCCATTACAGGCTCAATCTTGTACTGCTTCTGCATTACTTCAAAGTAATACAGTGCTTCATCCACCAAACCACCATGGCTACAAGCTGATAGAACACCCACAAAAGTGATCTTGTTTGGTTCAACTCCAGCCAGTCTCATATCTTCGAAGACCCGAAGTGCTTGCTGAGACAAACCGTGTTGTGCGAGTCCCGTAATCATCGAAGTCCATGATATCAAAGTTCTTGAAGGCATCTCCAAGAAAGCTTTACTCGCCTTATCAATACTTCCACATTTGTTATACATACTAACCAATGCAGTTCCCACAACAACATCTGCCAAAACACCACTCTTAATGATCTGAGCATGAACTTGTTCCCCTTGTTCTAACGCTACTAGTCTACTACAAACACTTAAAACACTGGAGAAAGTGAACAGATCAGGTTTGATACCCGAGTGATATAATCTCTGAAACATATTAAGTGCTGTGGATCCACTCTTGTGAGCTGCAAGATCATCTTCAGCAGCATCCATCATTTTTGCATGCCCTGCAATCATTGAATTCCATGTAATCAAATTGAGGGTCTCCATACCTTCGAACAATTTCTGAGCCTCAATAAGCCATCCACATTTCAGGTATAAGTACATGACAGAACTGTTTATAGGTATGCTTGAACCATAACCAAGCTTAATGCTTAGTGAATGAATCTGTGCTCCTAGACTCCACGTTTGCATCACACAGCAAGTGCTCAAGACACTGGCGAAAGTATACTCGTTCGGTTCCACGCCTTCCGAGAGCATCTCGGTAAAGAAACTTAAACTCCGAGTTGCTTGACCATTATCACCACAGGCAGATACAACTGAAGTCCATGAAATGACAttcttttccttaattttctGGAAGGCCCTGATAGCGAGTTCCAAGCACCCAAATTTAGAATAGAAGCTTGAAAGAGAGTTGCCAATACTAGTATCAAAATCTAAGTGATACTTGATGATATATGCATGAACTTGCTTCCCCAATTCGATAGATTGCAAGGAAGAACAAGCATTCAACACTATTCCGAGTGTAAAATTTGTAGGATAAGCTCCAGCCTGCAACATTTCGATGAATACTTTAAGAGCAACCAGAGGCTGCGAATTCTGAACATAACCAGTCACTAGAGTAGTCCAGGCAACGACATTTCTTCGAGGCAAATTATCAAACACTTTGCGAGCATGTTCCATGACTCCACATTTCGCATAAACATTAACAAGATTGGTCATTACAAATAGGTCTTCATGAGTTCCAGTTTTTACGATATGACCATGGATAATTTCCGCTTCTGCTGCTAATTTTCTGTCTATGCATTCTTGCAACAACGGAACATAGTAAGAAGTTTTGACCGTCGTACCTTCTTTCAAGAGAGACAGCGCTTCACGGAAGTCTACAAACTTCGGCTCCGCATCAACATTCAGTTGGATTAGCGActgatttttctgattcggCACGCTAGCACTCTGCAGTATATCATCCAATCAAAAAATCGACAGATCGAGAAAACGAAGCAGGCTAAATTCACATTCCATACGTTTAGTTACGaacaaattaataatccaacacTCAGAATCCACAGTTTCACACTCCAACTCAACTGAtctatctcacaatccaagaACAGAAGTCCGTAAGATCAATTCGagtattttcaaaagaatttttcatttcaagtcAATCATGAGTCCACCGAAAGCAAGCAAAAAGAGTACCTTATCCTTGAGGAGAAGGCTGGTAGAATGTCGCTTTCTTACGTCGGAATCGAGGTTGAGAGGAGCAGTGAAGGTAACAGAAGGCAAGGAAGCCAtggaaggaagaaggagaaggaattACATAACAATGGCGGGGTGTTTATCCTTTCCCCATCCAATCTAATCCGCACACCATGAATTGTGGAGGGAACGGCCTCTTTGCTACTTCGCTTTACGGGCGTTCCAACTTTTCGCTGCCACGCCCACTCCGGTTCACCGTTGCggttaaattttgtttttatagaagattaaaataattgtgtgcatttaaaaatttaaaaatatttaataaattaattaaatttatatccttatcatttcaaaacttaatttttaattattattattattattttttttttttgtttaatacactccatgaatttcttttaatgaatttcttttattttatggcTAATAGAATATCGAATCTGTGAGGACATTGAATTCGGATTCTCAGTCCCGATCTAAACCCTAGCataggtcgttacaaattgtatcataCTGATACCTCTCCCAATAAGATGTGGCTCTGAGATGAACCAAGATAAAAACTAGTGGGTATGTGACATTTGAGTCCAAGGAgagtaacgtgaccatgttgCAGGGGATATAAAGGAAA is a window from the Cucurbita pepo subsp. pepo cultivar mu-cu-16 chromosome LG07, ASM280686v2, whole genome shotgun sequence genome containing:
- the LOC111799172 gene encoding pentatricopeptide repeat-containing protein At4g21065-like, with protein sequence MASLPSVTFTAPLNLDSDVRKRHSTSLLLKDKSASVPNQKNQSLIQLNVDAEPKFVDFREALSLLKEGTTVKTSYYVPLLQECIDRKLAAEAEIIHGHIVKTGTHEDLFVMTNLVNVYAKCGVMEHARKVFDNLPRRNVVAWTTLVTGYVQNSQPLVALKVFIEMLQAGAYPTNFTLGIVLNACSSLQSIELGKQVHAYIIKYHLDFDTSIGNSLSSFYSKFGCLELAIRAFQKIKEKNVISWTSVVSACGDNGQATRSLSFFTEMLSEGVEPNEYTFASVLSTCCVMQTWSLGAQIHSLSIKLGYGSSIPINSSVMYLYLKCGWLIEAQKLFEGMETLNLITWNSMIAGHAKMMDAAEDDLAAHKSGSTALNMFQRLYHSGIKPDLFTFSSVLSVCSRLVALEQGEQVHAQIIKSGVLADVVVGTALVSMYNKCGSIDKASKAFLEMPSRTLISWTSMITGLAQHGLSQQALRVFEDMRLAGVEPNKITFVGVLSACSHGGLVDEALYYFEVMQKQYKIEPVMDHFACMIDMYMRLGLVEEAFDVVKKMNFEPNEVIWSMIIAGCRSHGNPELGFYAAEQLLKLRPKDTETYVSLLNMYISAGRWKDVSKVRKLMTEEKLGKLKDWSWISIKEKVYSFKPNDKSHYQTAEMYKLLETLLDEVKPLGYEPVQYMELTEEEKGEETALSSSIYHSEKLAVAFGLLNLPTATLIRVVKSITMCRDCHNFIRFISLLTGREIVIRDRKQLHKFSNGYCSCRGFGDLL